The sequence TGAACCACCATTCACCTTCTGTTGCGggttcatcatcttcaatgaagGGTCACGATCGCTCTTCAAGCTTTGGtaagttttctttatctatCGGACAAAACGGTAAAGCAGCAATCCTGGGACCTATAAATATCGTATCCACTGATAAGTCACatatagaaaaaactgTGACAAAAAGCACTTCCAATCCTTCCGATCGTGTCGAAAAGACTCGCATTCTGTGtctattaaaaaaaatgagaaacAAGAGTGGTAACGTCAATAAGAAATATAGCAAAATACCATTTAAAGCCATGACAAGTCTACAGCCAGTGCCCACCACGTATTCGCCAACCGCTTCAAACATTACAAAAATATCTCCTAAAAAATCTAGCTCTCCAAGAACTCCAAACGCTAACTCAAATCTGAACTTAAACTTCAcctcttttcaaatcaaaacagGGTTTACCCCCAACATTGATGGTATTTTACTTGAAAACTTCACATCTCCTAATGCAGCATCAGATTCACACAACAGTACATCCAACAACAACTTGAACAACAATActagtaataataacaatagccAATTGCTTTTCAGTTTACCACTTCAATCCTCACCAAGACAATTTAGATCTCCTGCAAGATTGATAGACCCTCTTCCCATATCGGACTGGAATACCAATCTCTTGATGTCGCCACCTAGGACAACCAACTTCGAATCTACGAATGGTCATTTTAATACAACTTTCTCTCAAGCGTCGATGTTGAGAAGACCTTCACTACCGCACATAGATGAAGTAATCCCTCAGGACTCGAACTACCCAGATAGATCTGATTATCTATCCGTGGATCAAAACACAAGCGATCACAATGGCACATTCTCAGAACATTCTTATAATAATATGATGAAATCTTCAATGATTTCACTGCCTATGGAGAAAGACGATGCTACCATGGCTTTGAGGAAACTCGTCACCAGAGAGTAAATTGCCCTACTCTCTGATATACTTTATTTAAAATCTTCCCATTATATATTCAGAAACCTAAGAACTTTTATCTAAATTAATAATATAATCATCTACCAGTactttcttctattttttgtttttccatttAGACTAATTGATATTGCGactgttcaagaaaaaataatacaataGAAAGAATATagggaaaagaaaaccaaaatcgGAGACCTGCAAAACACAGGTATACATggagaaggaaaaggcATCCCATGCGAGCCCCAGTATTGGAGTCAACGAATTTGTCGTCCAAGGGGAAATATCTATAGATGATTCCGAAAGATCGGTCAAGAGTGATAGCATCAGCATAAGTcaggatgaagatgacaagACAGACACTCAAGATAATACTAGCATACTGTCCGCAAAACCACTCTCACAAACAGATTTAGCAATTGACGATACGCTATTAGGTAAAAACCCAAAATATGAGAAACTCTTCACTGAAAAGAGGAAACGTCGAAGACCACCCACCACAAGCAGCAGAAACTCAATGAACTCGGAGGACAGCGAACAAAAGAATCACATGGGTGGAAAACTTTACCACATTAAAATCTTACTAGGCTCGGATCTAAACTCGCTAAGGGATTCGTTATGGATAATAAAGGTTTCTACAGAACAGAACATCGAAAAAACTATAGCAAGAAGTTTTGCTGATTTCTACTGGTTGTACCACCAATTACAAAACAATCATTGGGGAAGAGTTATCCCTCCACCAACTAGGTCCAATATCCTTGTGGAGAAGGATGAGTTTGCCATAAACCATCTTTTCATGATACGtaataatgaaaagtaTGATCCaattttcaacttcagGCCGGAATATATCATATCATTACAATTGATGAGGATGATAAAGCACATATTCAACGATAATGTCTTACGTTTGGATTCTAACTTTATAGATTTTCTCAATTGGGATGATGCTATTCCTGCAGATTCACAGATGATTGTTGATGATAGCATCCTTAAGGGTGATAAAGTACTAACAGCATCGTCTCAATTCCGCGAACTAAAAGAGTTTCAAAAGCAATCAAAAAGAACCGAATCAATGACAAATTCCCACGCTTCCATCATACCAATGACAGCGCTCACTGAAGTTTATATAAGCCCTACGAAATTATTCTCTAGAAAAGATTATCAACGACTTTTCCAACCTCAAAGTACCGACAACAATGTCAGTAACAATGACCCATTGATTCAAGAGTGGATTCCCAAGAGTAAGTCTTTATTCACCAGCTTATCATTTGGGTCAAGTACGCCCGCATACCAAGAAACATCCGCTGGAATCCAAGCGTGTCATGACTGGATAACTTTATGCAAGGAGCAGTGGAGACAGTTACTGTACCATGTGTTAGAATACATCGTGGATGAAACagtaaaggaaaattcTGTAATAAATGAATTCACTGATTGTCTTAAGCAGATGTCCTCGGAAGAAGTCATTAGAGCAAACTCTGaattattttcaaatttttccgCACTAAATGAATCCTTTCTGCAAAATTTTAAACGTGCTTCACAGCAAGATATTTTGAGACTTGTAATATTGTTCGATGAAAATGTAAGATTTTGCGAATCGTTTGAATCTATCTTAAATCAAAGATTGAAATTAGGTAGAATTCTAAACATTATCGAAACGGatctagaaaaaaaaaaaagttatcTTGACAAGTTATCTCATAATAATGACAAGGACCCTAAAGTCCGTATAGCAGAAGACGAATTCCGTATTGTATCAAAAAGGTACAGCCATGTCAAGCAAAACTGGGATGAAATcatggaaaaaattataaatgaACGAAAATTCTTTGAGGAGAGACAAGCTATCGAGATTGACAATTGCTTCAAATCAATAAAGGATTCAAACACGGATGAGAAAAGGAAGTACTTGCAATTATGGAAGGATTTTAAATTGAACGAAAAAAGAGAttaatgaatattttaCATAATTATTTACATAAATGCGAAACATAGTAATGAAGCAGCGATTGACCGCGCCAGACGATTTCAATCAttagcttttcttttgtttctttggtgTAATGTCTACATCTTCAATGTCTTCAGATCCTGCAGATTCATCTTCTTgctccttttcttcagcaAATGCCTTGTTTAACAACGGAAAAACGGTCTGCTGTTcaccaattttttcataatcaACAATCATACTATCAAaggcaaaacaaaattctTTTGCCTTTACCTCAATATTATTGTCTAGTTGGGGCAACTTGGGATATCTTTGGGAAAAATGCGTCAAAATCAACTTCCTAGCATTCATTTCGTTAGAAACACCAATGGCCTCATTGATGGTACAATGTCTCTTTTTTATAGCATCTTCCATCAATTGATTTTCTAGTGTGGCTTCGTGAATCAATAAATCAGAATTATAACCAATTGCAGAAGAAAATTCCTTAATATTCGGTCTTGTATCGCCTGAATACGAAACTTTGAATGTATCGTGTTTATTTAATTCGTTCATCTGAAATGTTATTGAATTCGAATATGCCCAATCGCAATGAATTGCTCTGCATGTCTGGAAATATGATATCGATAAATCCTCATACATTTGGTTAATTAGGTTGATATCCCTGTATGAAGAATTTGTGTCCAAGtctagtttttttctctcttccTGACCACTGTTTTCTTGTATAAGCTCGTTGAAGTCTTTCAACGGAACAGACTGTGTTTGCATTCTAACAAACGAATCATTAATAAAATGTTCACAGCTGatatatttgattttatccaaaatatctttattttccaaaacCAGCCACTCATTAACAAATTTGTTGTATTGCCATGGAGTTACCACATATATAAAACTCGTTTCATCATCCTTGTTATACTTGTACCACTCATTTAAAATACTGATTATCCCCAGATGATGGTCTGCATGCAAATGACTTAAAtaaatcatcttcaaatcCTGGAAGATTGATTTAACCGCCAGTTGCGAAAACATTCTATGCATGGTTCCCAAGGTGTTCTCACCCGCGTCCAACAAAATATTCCTATTTACGATATCGCCATTGGAATATGTATATGGTAGTTTAACCAATGTGGATACAACATTTCTATATTTGGATGGTAGTGCGCTTCCAGTTCCTAATGTAATAATCTCAAcatgctttttcttttctgttgtGTTATTGAAGTTATTCACATGCAGCTGATCGTTGATAACTGTGTCGATATCAGCTAGGGGGAAACCTAAGGGTTGTATATGGTCCTCAAAAATCTGCTTCCACGATAAAGCTGGTACGCTACCGTTTATTTCGCATTTCATGGGTTCTTCGCTTCTATGAAATGGTTCTAAAGTCactgttttattttgtgCAAAAATATGAATATTATCCTTTTCTATGACCGTTCTCAAGGGTGTTTCTTGGGATTCGCACAGGGAAGTTCCCTTAGCGAGTGGCTTGTTAAAAGTTTCGTAAAAATCCTTGGAAAACACACGGTCTGTTCTTGGTAAATTGTAGTTGTTGACTTGTAACGCCTTCAACTTTAATGTGGTTAAAGCAGAgccaaaaaatgatattGTATTTGGGGAAATCTTATTATGAGAAATCATATGATTAACTTTACCATAATTGCTTTTCTCGAAAAGatcgatgaatttgaatagATCGTCATTGATAGTGACTGAGTCACCAAGGAAGTAGTAAACAACACCAAGCTCAGCACAATCATattctttaaatttttctacAAACGCGCTTAAATATTGGTCATCTGGAATATCCAAGATCAACACTTTGGCAAAGTGACGTTCCTTCTCCAAAACTTGTTCAGGAGTCACCACTGTACCATCATCTAAAGTAATCGCTTGACCTTTGGTCAACTTTGCAAATAAAGGCCCTCTCGGAACACCTAATTTAACAGCCTCATCGAGTTTGAATTTACCTCTAACAGGATTGAAACTGATTTCGTAATTTGTAGCGACTTCCACTTTTGCGTCCAGATCAGGCAATTCCACGTTTAAATGCGGATCACTCGAAGGATCATATCTGTCGGTGGGTGCATGCTTAGGGAACATCTTGGAGACTATAGAACTTAAAACGCCTTTTTGGAAACTGTTGAAAACTTCATCCGTGCCGTTCCCCccgtttttcaaaacgtTAAAGGATTTGACCCTTATTATGTTGTCTTTGAAGACTTCCTTATCCTTCATAATATGATCGCTCAAATCTATACCAAATCTAAATACAAAGTACCTCCAAGTGGACACTATGTAGTTCAGAATGTCATTCCCGTAGTGCAAAACCAGATCGCTTTTGCCCTGGTCGGCAATGGTCAAGATCATTCCAGGCAATCCACCGATATCCGACCAGTTTAGTTCGCCAGTGAGGAAAATGtcctttaattttgaaattctgATCTTGTTTTCGGTTAAACTTCTCTGCGAACCTTCGCTGATTTTACCAAAGAAGTACTTGTCACCATGTGCAGACTGCAATAGCAGCAAGGGATGCTTCGTATCCGAAGTGGGATGAGTAACAGGTAAAAATGTGAACATCGTTGAAAATCTTCCGCGACTCGCCTCTGGACGTTTGGATCTCTTAATTTGAGGCTTTCGGGGTCCCTTCCTGTACGGTTTATATCCTCTGACCAAGTGAGAAAATGCAGATCGGAAGACTTTAATGTATGAATACTTGTTAAGTAATATATTCGACAGCTTGTGCGATATAATAATGGGGTAGATTCTTCTACCGTCTCTTTTTATGCTTACTCGGGCACTCTCAAGAACAAaggaaaccaaaaaaacaatgccTGGATCAAGTCAGCAGAGAATAGCATAAAATAGAACTAAAAAGGGCCCAATATGAGATACTGGCTGCTAAATTTACCTTGCCTTAACGTGTGCTAAAGGTATGCGATGcccaaaatttttttcaattcggGTAAGCCCCGCTCGAGACGGCCTTTGACACTAGGCTGCTGCTATAGTACTATAAGAGGGAGggagagaaagagagagaaaggCGACATCTCGTTTGAGAATCGGAAATACATCATACGTTATGCAGCCATTGCCACCACTTCTTTGCCGTGGACCATAGAATGCTTGCAGCAACAAAAGGGTTCTGTTGAGCTGACAGCTTTCAAGCTTCCTATTTTCCGATTTTTCAACACGACCGTGTGTACAGAAGCAACATTTTTATGCCaaattagaaaattcaGGAACAGTGGTAATCCTCAGTGTAATACCAGTATATACCTTATTATCCATTGATCCGAGACACTCTTGCACGCGCCCTaacatttttcttacaGCCCTAAAGGGCATTCTTAAATCCGAACATCAAGCCCTTGCATTAATTACCAGACCTATGACTCTTTATGGCGGAGTCAGCCCGAATCAAAATCAACCCTAATATTGTGTCATAAACTGATAAATGGATACTACAACGTTGTTACTGTTTATTACTGTCTTTTATAACATATTGACTCagtgaaataaaaaaaaaaactcaaatAGGCGAAGTATTTAACCTCGCAGTCAGTTGTATCTTGTCTAAGTGTAGTATTCTCTTGTCTAGTAGGCCTTCCACGCCGACAAAGCATAACAATAGCAACTCTTCCAACGCAAACAATATTATaaatctataaaaaaatgtcgaAACCTGGTCGTACTATTTTAGCAAGCAAAATTGCTGAAACGTTTAATACTGAGATTGTCAATAACGTGGTGGAATACAAGAAAACACATAATGACGAGGGCCCACTGCTTGTAGGGTTCCTTGCCAATAACGATCCCGCAGCTAGAATGTATGCTACATGGACGCAAAAGACCAGCGAATCGATGGGGTTCCGCTACGATCTAAGGGTGATCGAGGACAAGGATTTCTTGGAAGAAGCTATAATACAAGCGAATAGTGACGATTCTGTCAACGGTATCATGGTGTATTTCCC is a genomic window of Saccharomyces eubayanus strain FM1318 chromosome XI, whole genome shotgun sequence containing:
- the MSA2 gene encoding Msa2p, whose translation is MVFTTPQPQQRFNSTPQSKHSLIFSPARAPSMQTPSSLNHHSPSVAGSSSSMKGHDRSSSFGKFSLSIGQNGKAAILGPINIVSTDKSHIEKTVTKSTSNPSDRVEKTRILCLLKKMRNKSGNVNKKYSKIPFKAMTSLQPVPTTYSPTASNITKISPKKSSSPRTPNANSNLNLNFTSFQIKTGFTPNIDGILLENFTSPNAASDSHNSTSNNNLNNNTSNNNNSQLLFSLPLQSSPRQFRSPARLIDPLPISDWNTNLLMSPPRTTNFESTNGHFNTTFSQASMLRRPSLPHIDEVIPQDSNYPDRSDYLSVDQNTSDHNGTFSEHSYNNMMKSSMISLPMEKDDATMALRKLVTRE
- the VPS501 gene encoding sorting nexin family protein, whose product is MEKEKASHASPSIGVNEFVVQGEISIDDSERSVKSDSISISQDEDDKTDTQDNTSILSAKPLSQTDLAIDDTLLGKNPKYEKLFTEKRKRRRPPTTSSRNSMNSEDSEQKNHMGGKLYHIKILLGSDLNSLRDSLWIIKVSTEQNIEKTIARSFADFYWLYHQLQNNHWGRVIPPPTRSNILVEKDEFAINHLFMIRNNEKYDPIFNFRPEYIISLQLMRMIKHIFNDNVLRLDSNFIDFLNWDDAIPADSQMIVDDSILKGDKVLTASSQFRELKEFQKQSKRTESMTNSHASIIPMTALTEVYISPTKLFSRKDYQRLFQPQSTDNNVSNNDPLIQEWIPKSKSLFTSLSFGSSTPAYQETSAGIQACHDWITLCKEQWRQLLYHVLEYIVDETVKENSVINEFTDCLKQMSSEEVIRANSELFSNFSALNESFLQNFKRASQQDILRLVILFDENVRFCESFESILNQRLKLGRILNIIETDLEKKKSYLDKLSHNNDKDPKVRIAEDEFRIVSKRYSHVKQNWDEIMEKIINERKFFEERQAIEIDNCFKSIKDSNTDEKRKYLQLWKDFKLNEKRD
- the TRZ1 gene encoding tRNase Z; protein product: MFTFLPVTHPTSDTKHPLLLLQSAHGDKYFFGKISEGSQRSLTENKIRISKLKDIFLTGELNWSDIGGLPGMILTIADQGKSDLVLHYGNDILNYIVSTWRYFVFRFGIDLSDHIMKDKEVFKDNIIRVKSFNVLKNGGNGTDEVFNSFQKGVLSSIVSKMFPKHAPTDRYDPSSDPHLNVELPDLDAKVEVATNYEISFNPVRGKFKLDEAVKLGVPRGPLFAKLTKGQAITLDDGTVVTPEQVLEKERHFAKVLILDIPDDQYLSAFVEKFKEYDCAELGVVYYFLGDSVTINDDLFKFIDLFEKSNYGKVNHMISHNKISPNTISFFGSALTTLKLKALQVNNYNLPRTDRVFSKDFYETFNKPLAKGTSLCESQETPLRTVIEKDNIHIFAQNKTVTLEPFHRSEEPMKCEINGSVPALSWKQIFEDHIQPLGFPLADIDTVINDQLHVNNFNNTTEKKKHVEIITLGTGSALPSKYRNVVSTLVKLPYTYSNGDIVNRNILLDAGENTLGTMHRMFSQLAVKSIFQDLKMIYLSHLHADHHLGIISILNEWYKYNKDDETSFIYVVTPWQYNKFVNEWLVLENKDILDKIKYISCEHFINDSFVRMQTQSVPLKDFNELIQENSGQEERKKLDLDTNSSYRDINLINQMYEDLSISYFQTCRAIHCDWAYSNSITFQMNELNKHDTFKVSYSGDTRPNIKEFSSAIGYNSDLLIHEATLENQLMEDAIKKRHCTINEAIGVSNEMNARKLILTHFSQRYPKLPQLDNNIEVKAKEFCFAFDSMIVDYEKIGEQQTVFPLLNKAFAEEKEQEDESAGSEDIEDVDITPKKQKKS